TGCTATTCTTTCTGTAATGTTTACAGTATTTGTTGCATTACTAGACGCTGTAGGTTTAGATAAAAAACGTTAAACGAAGCTATTTATTAATTCAATAAAAATTTTTCACAGAAGAAAGTAGGCATTGAGGTAAATCCTCTTTCCTACTTTTTCTTTAAATATGAGGAGATGATAATATAATGAATAATGTATTAGCTACTATGTGCTATATTGATAATGGCGATAGTTTCTTAATGTTAAAAAGAACAAAGAAAGAAAACGATATTCACGAAGGATTAACAATTAGTGTGGGTGGTAAGTTTGAGCCTGGGGAAAGTCCTGAAGATTGCATAATTAGAGAGGTAAAAGAAGAAACAAACTTAGATATTATTAACCCTAAATTAAGAGGTATCATTACCTTCCCTAATTTCGATGGCGAACGTGACTGGTATACATATGTATTTACTGCACCTAACTACAAAGGTAAACTGACAGAAGATTGTAATGAAGGTGATTTAGTATGGGTGAAAAAATCTGAAATCCAAAATATAAAAACTTGGGAAGGTGATTATATCTTTCTAGATTGGTTGGTTAAAGATAAACCATTCTTCTCAGCTAAATTTAATTACAAAAATAATGAATTCGTAGACTACGAAGTTACATTTTATGAATAATTTAATAGGAGTAAAATTATGAATATAGAAATTAATAAGCAATTCAAACAAAAATATATCGTGTCAGATACAAACACAGCTAAATTCATGGGAAGCGGTGATCTTGAAGTATTAGCTACTCCAAGTCTTGTGGCATTTATGGAAAATGCTGCTAAAACATACCTGAACACTTTCTTATCAAATGAATTTGGGAGTGTTGGAAGCAATATAAATATAAACCATCTTGCTCCTACTTTAGTTGGAAAAGAAATTACAATTCAAGGAGAAGTTACTGAGGTTATTAAAGAAAAAGTCATTATTTTTTCTTTAGAAGCATTCGAAGAAGATAAAAAAATCGGCGACGCTTCTCATACAAGGGTAATTATTAATAATGAAAAATTTATCGATAAATTAACTAACTAAAATACTAAATATTATTTACGTAAAAAAGAAAGGCTGTAAATCTACAACCTTTCTTTTATTATACAATTTTACTTATTAAAATTCGTTAGAAAACATTAATTCTAAGAAATATTCTTTTAATACTTTAATATATGTACCCTTCATACCTAATGATTTAGATTCAATAATACCAGCACTTTCTAATTTTCTAAGAGCATTTACGATTACAGATCTTGTAATCCCTACTCTATCAGCAATTTTACTAGCGATTAATAATCCTTCTGTTCCATCTAATTCTCTAAAGATATGTTCAATAGCTTCTTTCTCAGAGAATGACAATGAGTTTAGAGCCATATTAACCATATCTTTATCTCTTGCTAAGTTTTTCTCTTTATCTTGTTTTTCATGTAAAATCTCGATACCTACTACTGTAGATGCATACTCAGCTAAAACTAAATCATCATCTTTGAAATCATTATCCATTCTACCAATTACAAGTGTACCTAAACGTTCTCCACCACCTCTAATTGGTAGGATTACAGTATAACTGTTTCCTTCAAAGCGTTCTTCTTCTTCTTCAGGGAAAATTGATAATGGTTCTTGGAAAGGAATATTAACCTTTGTGGCATAAACTTTTAATGTTGCATCTAGATAAGCTTTAGGAACTTTTCTATCTTGAATGATTTTTTCCATACGTTCATTTGAATAATCAACGATTGAATCATAACCAAGAATATTCCCTTCAGTATCTAGAATATAAACTACTGAATCTAAAATCGGACTAAGACGCATAGCCATCGCTTCAAAGTCTACGTTGTCATGACGTCCTTCTTGTAAAATTGTACTAATTTTTCTTGTTTTTTGTAATAAACTTGCCATTAATTTTCTCCTTACAAAATACTTCCCTGACTATTATAACATTTATTTTAATAAATTGTAAGACTTTTTAAAAATTAATTTAATCAATTTTGAAATTTTCTAAAATTTCTAGCGATCTTTTAGCATATCTTTCATATTTTTCCTTTTTATCTTTGATTCTTTCAGGAAGTGGTTTAATAATACCAAAATTTGCATTCATAGGTTGGAAGTTTTTACTTGTGCTATCAACGATATAGTTAGCCATTGCCCCAATCATTGTTTCAGTTGGAAATACTACTTCTCTACCTTCAGTATTATAAAGCGCGTTTAACGCTGCAACAATCCCTGAAGCTGCACTTTCAACATATCCTTCTACCCCTGTCATTTGACCAGCGAAATAAATATTTTTTTCTTCTTTTAATCTATATGTTTTTTCTAATAATTGTGGTGAATTTAAGTATGTATTTCTGTGCATAACACCATATCGTACGATATTAGCATTTTCAAGCCCAGGAATCATATTAATAATTCTCTTTTGTTCACCCCATTTAAGGTGAGTTTGGAACCCAACAATATTGTATAGAGTTCCTTCACTATTATCTTGACGCAATTGAACAACGGCATATGGACGTTTATCAGTTTTTGGATCTTCTAATCCTACTGGTTTCATCGGTCCAAATAATAAAGTTTTCTCTCCACGTTTAGCCATTTCTTCAAAAGGCATACACCCTTCAAAGTAAATTTCTTTTTCAAATTCTTTTAACGGAGCAGCTTCAGCTGTTATTAATTCATTATAGAAATTTGTAAATTCTTCTTTTGTCATCGGACAGTTTAAATAAGCCGCTTCACCTTTATCATATCTTGATTTTAGATAAACTTTTTCCATATCGATAGAATCTTTTTCTATAATTGGTGCTGCAGCATCATAGAAATATAATCCATCTTGTTTAGTATAGTTTCTAAT
This is a stretch of genomic DNA from Gemella haemolysans. It encodes these proteins:
- a CDS encoding NUDIX hydrolase, which gives rise to MNNVLATMCYIDNGDSFLMLKRTKKENDIHEGLTISVGGKFEPGESPEDCIIREVKEETNLDIINPKLRGIITFPNFDGERDWYTYVFTAPNYKGKLTEDCNEGDLVWVKKSEIQNIKTWEGDYIFLDWLVKDKPFFSAKFNYKNNEFVDYEVTFYE
- the codY gene encoding GTP-sensing pleiotropic transcriptional regulator CodY gives rise to the protein MASLLQKTRKISTILQEGRHDNVDFEAMAMRLSPILDSVVYILDTEGNILGYDSIVDYSNERMEKIIQDRKVPKAYLDATLKVYATKVNIPFQEPLSIFPEEEEERFEGNSYTVILPIRGGGERLGTLVIGRMDNDFKDDDLVLAEYASTVVGIEILHEKQDKEKNLARDKDMVNMALNSLSFSEKEAIEHIFRELDGTEGLLIASKIADRVGITRSVIVNALRKLESAGIIESKSLGMKGTYIKVLKEYFLELMFSNEF
- the trmFO gene encoding FADH(2)-oxidizing methylenetetrahydrofolate--tRNA-(uracil(54)-C(5))-methyltransferase TrmFO; the encoded protein is MEKKVIVIGAGLAGSEAAWQLAKRGVKVDLYEMRPKKMTPAHKTQNFGELVCSNSLRANNITNAVGLLKEEMRMLDSIIIKCADATQVPAGGALAVDRDKFSEMITETIKNHPNINVIGEELPQIPKGDVPVIVATGPLTSDALSQDIRNYTKQDGLYFYDAAAPIIEKDSIDMEKVYLKSRYDKGEAAYLNCPMTKEEFTNFYNELITAEAAPLKEFEKEIYFEGCMPFEEMAKRGEKTLLFGPMKPVGLEDPKTDKRPYAVVQLRQDNSEGTLYNIVGFQTHLKWGEQKRIINMIPGLENANIVRYGVMHRNTYLNSPQLLEKTYRLKEEKNIYFAGQMTGVEGYVESAASGIVAALNALYNTEGREVVFPTETMIGAMANYIVDSTSKNFQPMNANFGIIKPLPERIKDKKEKYERYAKRSLEILENFKID
- a CDS encoding thioesterase family protein; the encoded protein is MNIEINKQFKQKYIVSDTNTAKFMGSGDLEVLATPSLVAFMENAAKTYLNTFLSNEFGSVGSNININHLAPTLVGKEITIQGEVTEVIKEKVIIFSLEAFEEDKKIGDASHTRVIINNEKFIDKLTN